The following are from one region of the Trichoplusia ni isolate ovarian cell line Hi5 chromosome 1, tn1, whole genome shotgun sequence genome:
- the LOC113499933 gene encoding uncharacterized protein LOC113499933, with amino-acid sequence MQHQKMLLRCIFYVLVMKDALSLDAEVTVLRAVRGRDARLPCGQGKVFLDGPDSYVLWLKNDRDFLYRFPNEESERRVMNRDRIFGTTCEGGTCHDDTSLLIKRAANKDGGLYRCRVHYQASPSVDYVIDMRLVDSPGMPRLFDGEGDEINKGYVGPLSLGADLTLICEVDDQQPDTLVYWRRNGVMIERAHSARPRVLRAEVHARNLTRNELDAHYECLAQNADVSEPLSATVVVKMYLPPMSVEIRLNNNLDFEAGQPRVVDCVVIGCVPPPSITWHLGETMLRPSVHKELHDGNYTVSSLTLAPSLRDNKNKLVCRAHNSHLPDSVFQDNVTLNVGYRPICLTTREETIGAVTREAETLTCVVEASPEPLQFSWTFADSKTLYTSVSKVPGHHHRYASTLTWLARDGDIGLLLCRATNSFGEQKKPCTYTISPGGPPNAPDCIVLRSYPNALRVQCKKGWDGGRPQKVHLEVLDEDGIPLHNVSDPAGHFHLPNIEDDRNLTAVTYATNDRGRSEAKTIYLQNMKPLSASAVTEDSGMTAWETWAEAAAVCVALGIATTAITLCIKILRVRRRNAELNPDIVPRPDGSFHREPDFLREERVLGTTNITVNQLASCQNQYSASPVPSCRVLVGCGSHSPPDACPSTQHSYYV; translated from the exons ATGCAGCACCAG AAAATGTTGCTCCGCTGTATCTTCTACGTTCTCGTGATGAAAGACGCTCTCAGTTTGGATGCAG AAGTGACGGTGCTGAGAGCGGTGAGAGGTCGCGACGCTCGCCTCCCCTGCGGCCAGGGGAAGGTGTTCCTGGACGGGCCGGACTCCTACGTGCTGTGGCTCAAGAACGACCGCGACTTCCTCTACCGCTTCCCCAACGAGGAGTCTGAAAGAAG GGTAATGAACCGCGACCGCATCTTCGGTACGACGTGCGAGGGCGGCACGTGCCACGACGACACGTCTCTGCTGATCAAGCGCGCGGCCAACAAGGACGGCGGGCTGTACCGCTGCCGCGTGCACTATCAGGCCTCGCCCTCCGTTGATTACGTCATCGATATGCGCCTAGTTG ACTCGCCCGGCATGCCGCGCCTGTTCGATGGTGAGGGTGACGAGATCAACAAGGGCTACGTGGGACCGCTCAGCCTCGGCGCTGACCTGACTCTCATCTGTGAAGTCGATGACC AGCAACCAGACACTCTAGTATACTGGCGTCGCAACGGCGTGATGATCGAGCGCGCGCACTCGGCCCGGCCTCGCGTGCTGCGCGCCGAGGTGCACGCGCGCAACCTGACGCGCAACGAACTCGACGCGCATTACGAGTGCCTCGCGCAAAACGCTGACGTATCCGAACCTCTCTCTGCTACTGTCGTTGTTAAGATGTACC TACCGCCTATGAGCGTTGAAATCCGGCTGAACAACAACCTGGACTTCGAGGCTGGACAGCCACGCGTAGTGGACTGCGTAGTCATCGGCTGCGTACCGCCGCCCTCCATCACCTGGCACCTCGGCGAGACCATGCTGCGCCCCAGCGTGCATAAG GAGCTGCACGATGGCAACTACACGGTGTCCTCGCTGACGCTGGCGCCCTCGCTGCGTGACAATAAGAACAAGCTGGTCTGCCGCGCACACAACTCGCACTTACCGGATTCCGTGTTCCAAGATAATGTAACTTTGAATGTTGGAT ACCGTCCAATCTGCCTGACGACTCGCGAAGAGACGATCGGCGCGGTGACCCGCGAGGCGGAGACACTGACCTGCGTGGTGGAGGCCTCGCCCGAGCCGCTGCAGTTCAGCTGGACCTTTGCAGATTCCAAGACCCTCTACACCAGTGTCTCT AAAGTACCCGGACATCACCACCGCTACGCCTCGACGCTTACATGGCTGGCCAGGGATGGTGACATCGGACTGCTGCTGTGCCGAGCGACCAACTCCTTCGGCGAGCAGAAGAAGCCCTGCACCTACACCATCTCTCCCGGCGGCCCGCCTAATGCCCCGGACTGCATCGTGCTGAGGTCCTACCCTAATGCTCTTAGAGTGCAGTGTAAGAAAG GCTGGGACGGCGGCCGACCTCAGAAGGTCCACCTGGAGGTACTGGACGAGGACGGCATTCCTCTTCATAACGTGTCGGACCCCGCGGGGCACTTCCACCTGCCCAACATTGAGGACGATCGCAACCTCACCGCTGTGACTTACGCCACTAATGACCGCGGGAGGAGTGAGGCCAAGACTATCTACCTGCAGAACATGAAACCGCTGTCTGCTTCAG CGGTGACAGAAGACTCAGGCATGACCGCGTGGGAGACGTGGGCTGAAGCAGCAGCGGTATGCGTGGCGCTCGGCATCGCCACCACCGCCATCACCCTCTGCATCAAGATCCTCAGGGTGCGCAGGCGAAACGCTGAACTCAATCCCGATATTGTACCGAGGCCTGATG GATCCTTTCACCGAGAGCCAGACTTTCTACGAGAGGAACGTGTTCTTGGGACGACAAACATCACTGTGAATCAGCTGGCCTCCTGTCAAAAT